A window of the Sphaerobacter thermophilus DSM 20745 genome harbors these coding sequences:
- a CDS encoding helicase HerA domain-containing protein, whose amino-acid sequence MGVRSQPLGVVTEGSFTGGLTVRLAPDCPTEALRVGSFVVLEGNDNRYFSLIADMRLRVTDPSLTAHPPAGGSPFVRQALAGTHTYATVEVRPSLMLENASRLTGAPPGPVRNIPMHFAVLREARPEDFDLVFGSEGGTRFALGTPLTMDIPIPIDLKAFIERSNGIFGQSGTGKSVLTRLLLFGLIKSDVASALIFDMHDEYAYARRDPEIAGLVELFGESRVKVYTLDKRTGGSRDVVIGLNQIEPEDIELLADELNLRETFPAVAHQLQQAFKSRWMQRLLAMDSEDVAEFCQQTGAHPGAVDALRQKLALIRKRDYVVEEAGFSWVDDMLRHIEDGKHIILQFGRHDSLLDYMLVANIVTRRIHQRYTEKALAAQADGALGQEPRHLVIVLEEAHKFLTPEAARQSIFGTIAREMRKYSVTLLVVDQRPSSIDPDVLSQLGTRITGLLADQRDIDAVLTGVGDRNQLRGMLASLEPRQQCLIVGHAIPMPMLLRTRQYDRASLIAELRASKIRTVDGHELLARYRSFDEDE is encoded by the coding sequence ATGGGTGTCCGGTCGCAACCACTCGGCGTCGTCACGGAGGGGAGCTTCACCGGCGGCCTGACGGTTCGCCTGGCTCCGGATTGCCCCACCGAGGCGCTGCGCGTCGGCAGCTTCGTCGTCCTCGAAGGGAACGACAACCGTTATTTTAGCCTGATCGCCGACATGCGGCTGCGCGTGACAGACCCATCGCTCACGGCTCACCCACCGGCCGGTGGGTCACCCTTCGTGCGCCAAGCCCTGGCCGGTACCCACACGTACGCCACGGTCGAGGTGCGCCCCAGCCTCATGCTCGAGAACGCATCCAGGCTCACCGGCGCTCCACCGGGCCCGGTGCGCAACATCCCGATGCATTTCGCGGTCCTCCGCGAAGCCCGGCCGGAGGACTTCGATCTGGTGTTCGGCTCGGAGGGCGGCACGCGCTTCGCGCTCGGCACCCCGCTGACCATGGACATCCCCATCCCGATCGACTTGAAAGCGTTCATCGAGCGCAGCAACGGGATCTTCGGCCAGAGCGGTACCGGCAAGAGCGTCCTGACCCGCCTCCTGCTCTTCGGCCTGATCAAGAGCGACGTCGCCTCGGCGCTGATCTTCGACATGCACGACGAGTACGCCTATGCCCGGCGTGACCCGGAGATCGCCGGCCTGGTGGAACTCTTCGGCGAGTCGCGCGTCAAGGTCTACACGCTCGACAAGCGCACGGGCGGCAGCCGTGACGTCGTGATCGGGCTCAACCAGATCGAGCCGGAGGACATCGAACTGCTCGCGGACGAGCTGAACCTGCGCGAGACCTTCCCTGCCGTCGCCCACCAGCTTCAGCAGGCCTTCAAGAGTCGCTGGATGCAGCGGCTGCTCGCGATGGATTCCGAGGACGTTGCCGAGTTCTGCCAGCAAACCGGGGCGCACCCCGGCGCCGTCGACGCCCTTCGGCAGAAGCTGGCCCTGATTCGCAAGCGGGACTACGTCGTCGAGGAGGCCGGGTTCTCCTGGGTGGACGATATGCTGCGCCACATCGAGGATGGCAAGCACATCATCCTCCAGTTCGGCCGCCACGACTCGCTGCTCGACTACATGCTCGTGGCCAACATCGTCACCCGGCGCATCCACCAGCGCTACACCGAGAAAGCCCTCGCCGCGCAGGCAGACGGAGCGTTGGGCCAGGAGCCGCGTCACTTGGTGATCGTGCTGGAGGAGGCGCACAAGTTCCTGACGCCGGAGGCCGCCCGCCAGTCGATCTTCGGTACCATCGCCCGGGAGATGCGCAAGTACTCCGTGACGCTCCTGGTCGTCGACCAACGACCGTCCAGCATCGACCCCGACGTGCTCTCGCAGCTCGGCACACGCATCACCGGCCTGCTGGCCGACCAGCGCGACATCGACGCCGTCCTGACCGGCGTGGGCGACCGCAACCAGCTCCGCGGTATGCTTGCCAGCCTGGAGCCGCGCCAGCAGTGCCTCATCGTCGGCCACGCCATCCCGATGCCGATGCTGCTCCGCACTCGCCAGTACGACCGCGCGAGCCTGATAGCCGAGTTACGCGCATCCAAGATCCGGACCGTCGACGGCCACGAGCTGCTGGCTCGTTACCGCAGCTTTGACGAGGACGAATAG
- a CDS encoding dihydrofolate reductase family protein, whose amino-acid sequence MRKIVVNTFLTLDGVMQGPGGPNEDREGGFEHGGWSVNYWDDRMGQFVGEGLSQPFDLLLGRKTYDIFSAHWPHATDEAAGPLNAATKYVVSTTLASADWGPAVVIRDNVVEQITRLKQGDGPDLQVHGSSQLVQTLMANDLVDQYRLMIFPLTLGSGKQLFGDGVRPGNLRLVDSQESTTGVIIATYEPAGDVRYGSFALEDQPTTPEGAP is encoded by the coding sequence GTGCGGAAGATCGTTGTCAATACCTTCCTAACCCTGGACGGCGTCATGCAGGGCCCAGGCGGGCCAAACGAGGACCGAGAGGGTGGTTTCGAGCATGGAGGCTGGTCGGTCAACTACTGGGACGACCGCATGGGCCAGTTTGTGGGCGAGGGGTTGAGCCAGCCGTTCGACCTCCTTCTCGGGCGAAAGACCTACGACATCTTCTCGGCCCACTGGCCCCATGCCACTGACGAGGCAGCCGGCCCGCTGAACGCGGCGACGAAGTACGTCGTGTCCACCACCCTGGCGAGCGCAGACTGGGGTCCCGCGGTCGTGATCCGAGACAACGTTGTCGAGCAAATCACCCGGCTCAAGCAGGGTGACGGGCCCGACCTCCAGGTGCATGGAAGTTCGCAACTGGTCCAGACCCTGATGGCCAATGACCTGGTCGACCAGTACCGCCTCATGATCTTCCCGCTAACGTTGGGAAGTGGGAAGCAGCTCTTTGGCGATGGGGTACGCCCCGGCAACCTGCGCCTCGTGGACTCCCAGGAGTCGACCACCGGCGTGATCATTGCCACCTACGAGCCCGCCGGCGACGTTCGCTACGGCTCATTCGCCCTGGAGGACCAACCGACGACTCCAGAGGGCGCGCCGTAA
- a CDS encoding sensor histidine kinase has translation MQHETAGPGEAAEGTVARRHDALNALLEAMREQGAPGGQTRLLLAAIDFGEAVAADHFRMEDAFAMLLDAWREADVPADPAVLGATVRGYTDYMVRLRGLVRRGGTGPLSSHVARLAGLHRINQAATASLDLEAMLQTVVNVVKQTVAADSCSIFLYDQTSGTLVLRATVGLNQEEVGQLRLPLGVGITGEAAATRRILAVAEARSHPAYLDHPRIGDQIYTSQVSVPLALGAPDRLVGVLNILSAARREFDADELAFLETAAGEIAIAIENARLYSETDAQLRRRISQLATLQQMSRMVASTLDLSEVLRLISRQTAELSQATAAEIYRRPRHDPARLELMARHPSDDVAPVADRAVVVPVVEEAMQTGAAIWRRLPAEEPSTFLYVVPMVTARRAVGAICVYLGERPQDVQDMQGLLDAFSDSAAIAIENAELYEEALRGFTRASTLLQEMHHRVRNNLQMVAALLSMQARHAADEGWTQPLQEAVSRIRSIAAIHDLLSSGNLRETTVERIAKHVVDEAIINVVPPGTQVNFVIEPSPVHVPSRQATVLALLINEFLANAVVHGVGRRERGEVTIAVRCEGDEAVLEVCDDGVGLPAGFDPVRSAGLGLQIARTLVEVDLHGSLHLRAREGGGTVVCVRFPLPSGVESG, from the coding sequence ATGCAGCACGAGACAGCCGGGCCAGGCGAGGCGGCTGAGGGCACGGTGGCGCGCCGCCATGACGCGCTCAACGCGCTGCTGGAGGCAATGCGGGAGCAGGGGGCACCCGGCGGGCAGACACGCCTGCTCCTGGCAGCAATCGACTTCGGCGAGGCGGTCGCGGCCGACCACTTCCGCATGGAAGACGCCTTCGCCATGCTCCTCGACGCCTGGCGGGAGGCCGACGTGCCGGCCGACCCGGCGGTGCTGGGCGCCACGGTGCGCGGCTACACCGACTACATGGTGCGGCTGCGCGGGCTGGTGCGGCGGGGCGGCACCGGGCCCTTGTCGAGCCATGTCGCGCGGCTGGCCGGTCTGCACCGCATCAACCAGGCGGCGACTGCGAGTCTCGACCTGGAAGCGATGCTGCAGACCGTCGTCAATGTGGTGAAGCAGACCGTCGCGGCGGATTCCTGCTCGATCTTCCTCTACGACCAGACAAGCGGAACGCTGGTACTGCGGGCCACGGTCGGGCTCAACCAGGAGGAGGTGGGCCAGCTCCGCCTGCCGCTCGGGGTGGGCATCACCGGTGAGGCGGCGGCGACGCGCCGCATTCTGGCGGTGGCCGAGGCGCGCTCCCACCCGGCGTACCTGGACCACCCGCGAATCGGCGATCAGATCTACACGTCCCAGGTGTCGGTGCCGCTGGCGCTGGGGGCGCCCGATCGGCTGGTCGGGGTGCTGAACATCCTCTCGGCCGCCCGGCGTGAGTTCGACGCCGACGAGCTGGCGTTCTTGGAAACGGCGGCCGGTGAGATCGCCATCGCCATCGAGAACGCGCGGTTGTACAGCGAGACCGATGCCCAACTGCGCCGCCGGATCAGCCAGCTCGCCACGCTGCAGCAGATGTCGCGCATGGTCGCGTCGACGCTCGACCTGTCGGAGGTGCTGCGGCTGATCAGTCGCCAGACGGCGGAGTTGAGTCAGGCGACGGCGGCGGAGATCTATCGGCGGCCGCGGCACGACCCGGCCCGGCTCGAACTGATGGCGCGTCACCCGTCCGATGACGTGGCGCCCGTAGCCGATCGTGCCGTCGTGGTGCCGGTGGTTGAGGAGGCGATGCAGACCGGGGCGGCCATCTGGCGCCGGTTGCCGGCGGAGGAGCCGAGCACGTTCCTTTACGTCGTCCCGATGGTGACTGCGCGTCGCGCAGTGGGTGCGATCTGCGTCTACCTCGGCGAACGACCGCAGGATGTCCAAGACATGCAAGGGCTGCTGGACGCCTTCTCCGACTCGGCGGCAATCGCGATCGAGAACGCCGAGTTGTACGAGGAGGCGCTGCGTGGCTTCACGCGCGCCTCGACTCTGCTGCAGGAGATGCACCATCGGGTACGCAACAACCTGCAGATGGTCGCAGCCCTGCTCTCTATGCAGGCGAGACACGCTGCCGACGAGGGGTGGACCCAGCCGCTGCAGGAGGCCGTCAGCCGGATCCGCAGCATTGCGGCGATCCACGATCTGCTCTCAAGCGGGAACCTGCGCGAGACGACTGTGGAGCGGATCGCCAAGCACGTGGTGGACGAGGCGATCATCAACGTCGTGCCGCCGGGGACCCAGGTGAACTTCGTCATCGAGCCGTCGCCGGTCCACGTCCCGTCACGACAGGCGACGGTCCTCGCCCTCCTGATCAACGAATTCCTGGCCAACGCGGTAGTACACGGTGTCGGCCGGCGCGAGCGAGGTGAGGTCACCATCGCGGTGCGGTGCGAAGGGGACGAGGCGGTGCTGGAGGTGTGTGACGACGGCGTCGGACTGCCGGCCGGCTTCGACCCGGTTCGCAGCGCCGGGCTGGGCCTCCAGATCGCACGGACGCTCGTGGAGGTAGACCTGCACGGTTCGCTCCACCTACGCGCCCGCGAGGGTGGCGGCACTGTGGTCTGTGTGCGCTTTCCCCTTCCCTCCGGCGTCGAGTCCGGGTAG
- the sdhC gene encoding succinate dehydrogenase, cytochrome b556 subunit, with the protein MASNYRGYRPPQGMVSWALHRLAGLGVLVFLLLHIVDIFAVGYGPEAFNDLLFIYRHPIFRAGEVILVAGLYYHALNGIRIILVDFWSKGWKYERQMFYAVVALFLIAFIPTAILMIRPLF; encoded by the coding sequence GTGGCATCAAACTATCGCGGATACCGGCCGCCACAGGGGATGGTGTCGTGGGCACTCCATCGCCTGGCCGGTCTCGGGGTGCTGGTCTTTTTGTTACTGCACATCGTTGATATCTTCGCCGTAGGCTACGGCCCGGAGGCATTCAACGACCTGTTGTTCATCTATCGTCATCCGATCTTTCGCGCCGGAGAGGTGATCCTGGTTGCCGGGCTTTATTACCACGCGCTGAACGGAATCCGCATCATTCTGGTGGACTTCTGGTCGAAGGGCTGGAAGTACGAGCGGCAGATGTTCTACGCGGTGGTCGCCCTGTTTCTCATCGCCTTCATCCCCACCGCGATCTTGATGATTCGGCCGCTGTTCTAG
- a CDS encoding succinate dehydrogenase hydrophobic membrane anchor subunit, producing the protein MVQVPTGSGPDQVSAAPRSARRAPIPRVGRERPTGSNFELYSWYFFRVSGLLLILLAITHVVIMHVINTVDEIDYDFVADRWNSPFWRAFDWLMLVLALLHGLNGARIAVDDYVRPRGWRVFAHSVLWSTAIIFLIIGSIAVVTFNPDAAVTAGR; encoded by the coding sequence GTGGTTCAAGTCCCCACGGGTAGCGGTCCGGATCAGGTCAGCGCCGCCCCACGATCCGCGCGGCGTGCACCGATCCCGCGCGTCGGCCGGGAACGCCCTACTGGCAGCAACTTCGAGCTGTATTCCTGGTACTTCTTCCGGGTCAGTGGCCTGTTGCTGATTCTCTTGGCCATCACTCACGTCGTCATCATGCACGTCATCAACACGGTCGATGAAATCGACTACGACTTCGTGGCCGACCGCTGGAACTCGCCGTTCTGGCGCGCGTTCGACTGGCTCATGCTCGTCCTGGCACTGCTGCACGGGCTGAACGGTGCGCGGATCGCGGTGGACGACTATGTGCGGCCGCGCGGGTGGCGCGTATTCGCCCACTCGGTCCTCTGGAGCACCGCGATCATTTTCTTGATTATCGGTTCGATCGCGGTCGTCACGTTCAACCCGGATGCCGCCGTAACGGCAGGGAGATGA
- a CDS encoding succinate dehydrogenase iron-sulfur subunit, producing the protein MQVHLRIQRFNPEVDSKPYFEEYDVEVEPTDRVLDALNKVKWFRDGTLTYRRSCAHGVCGSDAMRINGRNRLACKVLIRDVGTDITIEPLVGFRVIRDLVVDMEPFFNAYKSVMPFLINDDPEPTTERLQSPENRERFDDTTKCILCACCTSACPITWTNDEFVGPAAIVNAHRFIYDSRDQGAADRLAVLNQKSGVWRCRTVFNCTEACPRGIQVTRAIEEVKRSLLTGDVS; encoded by the coding sequence ATGCAGGTACACCTGCGGATTCAACGCTTCAACCCTGAGGTCGACAGCAAGCCGTACTTCGAGGAGTACGACGTCGAGGTCGAGCCGACTGACCGCGTCCTCGATGCGCTCAACAAGGTGAAGTGGTTCCGCGACGGCACGCTCACCTACCGCCGGAGCTGCGCCCACGGCGTCTGCGGCTCCGATGCCATGCGTATCAACGGGCGCAACCGGCTGGCGTGTAAGGTGCTCATCCGCGATGTAGGCACCGACATCACGATCGAGCCGCTCGTCGGCTTCCGGGTCATCCGCGACCTGGTCGTGGACATGGAGCCGTTCTTCAACGCGTACAAGTCGGTGATGCCCTTCCTCATCAACGACGACCCAGAGCCGACCACGGAGCGGCTGCAGTCACCGGAGAATCGCGAGCGCTTCGACGACACGACGAAGTGCATCCTCTGCGCCTGCTGCACCAGTGCCTGCCCGATCACCTGGACCAACGACGAGTTCGTCGGTCCCGCGGCGATCGTCAACGCCCACCGCTTCATCTACGACAGCCGCGACCAGGGTGCAGCCGACCGGCTGGCCGTGTTGAACCAGAAGTCGGGCGTCTGGCGCTGCCGCACCGTCTTCAACTGCACCGAGGCGTGCCCGCGCGGGATTCAGGTCACGCGTGCCATCGAGGAGGTCAAGCGCAGCTTGCTGACCGGCGACGTCTCGTAG
- the sdhA gene encoding succinate dehydrogenase flavoprotein subunit, with amino-acid sequence MYHRFDAVIVGAGGAGLMAAAQLAGKANVAVISKLYPTRSHTGAAQGGVAAALGNLEEDHWIWHMFDTVKGGDYLVDQDAAEVLAREAIDAVYELEHMGLPFNRTPDGRIDQRRFGGHTRNFGEGPVRRACYAADRTGHMILQTLYQQGIKHQVTFFNEMMMLDLLITDDGVCTGVVGYDIHSGEIHVFHAKAVLLATGGFGRVFKVTSNALSLAGDGCAIAFRRGLPLEDMEFFQFHPTGIYKLGILLSEACRGEGGILRNDKGERFMERYAPTLLDLAPRDMVSRSIYMEIREGRGINGQDYVHLDLTHLPAEVIETKLPDITDFVRTYMGLDPVKDLIPIQPTAHYGMGGIPTDVDGRVTIDEENTVLPGLYAAGECACVSVHGANRLGTNSLVDLIVFGRRAGRHMLKTINENDFHPLPKEPDFRARAEVSALLEGDGTENANVIREELQEAMFRDCGVFRTAEGLISLREKLTELRHRYSRVGVRDKNRTFNMDLVETIETGYLLDIAEAVVAGALAREESRGGHFREDFPERDDVNWLKHTLTYRTSGGIEMRYKPVVITRFEPKERKY; translated from the coding sequence ATGTACCATCGATTTGACGCCGTCATCGTCGGCGCCGGCGGAGCCGGGCTCATGGCCGCCGCCCAGCTCGCCGGGAAGGCCAACGTGGCAGTCATTAGCAAGCTATACCCCACGCGGTCCCACACCGGGGCGGCTCAGGGCGGGGTGGCGGCCGCGCTGGGCAACCTCGAAGAGGACCACTGGATCTGGCACATGTTCGACACGGTCAAGGGGGGCGACTACCTCGTTGACCAGGATGCGGCCGAGGTCCTTGCCCGCGAGGCCATCGACGCGGTCTACGAACTGGAGCACATGGGCCTCCCCTTCAACCGCACGCCGGACGGCCGGATCGACCAGCGGCGTTTCGGTGGGCACACCCGCAACTTCGGTGAGGGTCCGGTACGCCGCGCCTGCTACGCCGCCGACCGCACGGGCCACATGATCCTCCAGACCCTCTACCAGCAGGGCATCAAGCATCAGGTCACCTTCTTCAACGAGATGATGATGCTGGACCTGCTGATCACCGACGACGGCGTCTGCACCGGCGTCGTGGGGTACGACATCCACTCCGGCGAGATCCACGTCTTCCACGCCAAGGCAGTCCTGCTGGCGACCGGCGGCTTCGGCCGCGTCTTCAAGGTCACCAGTAATGCGCTGTCCCTCGCCGGGGACGGCTGCGCCATCGCCTTCCGGCGTGGCCTGCCGCTGGAGGACATGGAGTTCTTCCAATTCCACCCGACCGGGATCTACAAGCTCGGTATCCTCTTGTCCGAGGCCTGCCGTGGCGAGGGCGGTATCCTGCGCAACGACAAGGGCGAGCGCTTCATGGAGCGGTACGCGCCCACCCTGCTCGACCTCGCCCCACGCGACATGGTCTCTCGCAGCATCTACATGGAGATCCGTGAGGGCCGAGGGATCAACGGGCAGGATTACGTCCACCTCGACCTGACGCACCTGCCCGCTGAGGTCATCGAGACCAAGCTGCCGGACATCACCGACTTCGTCCGCACCTACATGGGCCTCGATCCGGTCAAGGACCTTATCCCGATCCAGCCGACGGCCCACTACGGCATGGGCGGCATCCCCACCGACGTGGACGGCCGGGTCACGATCGACGAGGAGAACACAGTCCTGCCCGGGCTCTACGCGGCCGGCGAGTGTGCCTGCGTCAGCGTCCACGGCGCCAACCGGCTCGGCACCAACTCGCTGGTCGACCTGATCGTCTTCGGCCGGCGCGCCGGGCGGCACATGCTCAAGACCATCAACGAGAACGACTTCCACCCGCTGCCCAAGGAGCCCGACTTCCGCGCCCGCGCCGAGGTCAGCGCCCTCCTCGAAGGCGACGGCACCGAGAACGCCAACGTCATCCGCGAGGAGCTGCAGGAGGCCATGTTCCGGGACTGCGGCGTCTTCCGCACCGCGGAGGGTCTGATCTCGCTACGAGAGAAGCTGACCGAGCTGCGGCATCGCTACAGCCGGGTCGGCGTGCGGGACAAGAACCGCACCTTCAACATGGACCTCGTCGAGACGATCGAGACGGGTTATTTGCTGGACATCGCCGAGGCCGTCGTCGCCGGGGCACTCGCCCGCGAGGAGAGTCGCGGCGGTCACTTCCGTGAAGACTTTCCCGAGCGCGATGACGTCAACTGGCTCAAGCACACATTGACCTATCGTACGTCGGGCGGCATTGAGATGCGCTACAAGCCGGTCGTCATCACCCGGTTTGAGCCCAAGGAACGGAAGTACTGA
- a CDS encoding enoyl-ACP reductase FabI, producing MAGTETATGTPWAVILGASSGFGAATSRELAAAGFNICGVHLDRRSTMPLAEAVIADVQAAGREAAFFNVNAADPEKRAEVIQALKERGARVRVLMHSLAFGTLRRYIEPDPAQQLTQKQLEMTLDVMANSLVYWTQDLFHAGLFDQDARIFAMTSEGSTRVWAGYGAVSAAKAALEAHIRQLAVELAPHGIAANSIQAGVTPTPAQSKIPGADEMLEGAKARNPGGRVTTPEDVARAIRVLSTPGIGWITGNVIRVDGGEAIVP from the coding sequence TTGGCCGGAACCGAGACAGCGACTGGTACGCCCTGGGCGGTGATCCTCGGCGCGTCGAGCGGCTTTGGTGCGGCGACCAGCCGTGAGCTAGCCGCGGCCGGGTTCAATATCTGCGGGGTCCACCTGGATCGGCGGAGCACGATGCCACTGGCCGAAGCGGTGATCGCCGACGTCCAGGCGGCCGGGCGCGAAGCTGCCTTCTTCAACGTGAACGCGGCCGACCCCGAGAAGCGCGCTGAAGTGATTCAGGCGCTCAAGGAGCGTGGGGCGCGCGTCCGCGTGCTGATGCACTCGCTGGCGTTCGGCACCCTGCGCCGGTACATCGAGCCAGATCCCGCTCAACAACTGACCCAGAAGCAGCTCGAGATGACGCTCGACGTCATGGCCAACTCGCTCGTTTACTGGACGCAGGACCTCTTCCACGCCGGGCTGTTCGACCAGGACGCCCGGATCTTCGCCATGACCAGCGAGGGATCGACCCGTGTCTGGGCCGGGTACGGTGCGGTCTCGGCCGCCAAGGCGGCGTTGGAGGCGCACATCCGCCAGCTCGCGGTGGAGCTTGCGCCGCACGGCATCGCGGCCAACAGCATTCAGGCCGGTGTGACGCCGACCCCGGCGCAGTCGAAGATCCCCGGTGCTGACGAGATGCTGGAGGGGGCAAAGGCGCGGAACCCTGGTGGCCGCGTGACGACGCCGGAGGACGTGGCACGGGCGATCCGCGTGCTCAGCACGCCCGGCATCGGTTGGATCACCGGGAACGTCATCCGCGTCGACGGTGGCGAGGCAATCGTCCCGTAG